From a region of the bacterium genome:
- a CDS encoding BtpA/SgcQ family protein, with the protein MERFADLFGTHKPVIAMVHFQALPGTPLYDDVGGMSALIDQARQDLAALQSAGVDAVMFGNENDRPYELRVDVASTAAMAYAIGRLRDEIRVPFGVDVLWDPISTLALSVATGARFAREIFTGVYGSDMGIWEGRAAEALRYGRRLGRSDLFLLYNISAEFASPLDSRTVAERARSAVFSSVADAILVSGPITGEATPLEDLREVKRVLPATPVLANTGVRHDNVADVLAVADGCVVGTALKVNGDTWSPVDPERARQFMELARGVRALS; encoded by the coding sequence ATGGAGCGTTTCGCCGATCTGTTTGGGACCCACAAGCCCGTAATCGCGATGGTGCATTTCCAGGCGCTCCCCGGCACCCCGCTGTACGATGATGTGGGAGGGATGAGCGCGCTGATCGACCAGGCCCGGCAGGATCTGGCCGCCCTCCAATCGGCGGGTGTGGACGCGGTGATGTTCGGGAACGAGAACGACCGGCCCTATGAACTGCGCGTGGATGTCGCCTCAACCGCGGCCATGGCCTATGCAATCGGACGGCTCCGCGATGAGATCAGGGTGCCGTTCGGCGTGGACGTGCTGTGGGATCCCATCAGCACCCTGGCCCTATCCGTGGCCACCGGCGCGCGGTTCGCCAGGGAGATCTTCACCGGCGTTTACGGCTCGGACATGGGCATCTGGGAAGGCCGAGCCGCAGAGGCCCTGCGCTACGGGCGCCGGCTTGGGCGAAGCGACCTGTTCCTGCTCTACAATATCTCCGCGGAATTTGCCTCGCCCCTGGACAGCCGGACGGTGGCCGAGCGGGCGCGCAGCGCGGTCTTCTCCAGCGTAGCGGACGCGATTCTCGTTTCCGGGCCGATCACAGGCGAGGCGACTCCCCTGGAAGACCTGCGCGAGGTCAAGCGCGTGCTGCCGGCCACGCCGGTGCTGGCCAACACCGGCGTTCGCCACGATAACGTCGCCGATGTCCTGGCGGTGGCCGACGGCTGCGTGGTAGGGACCGCGCTCAAGGTGAACGGCGACACGTGGAGCCCGGTGGATCCCGAACGGGCCAGGCAGTTCATGGAACTGGCGCGCGGGGTGCGCGCCCTCTCCTGA
- a CDS encoding FGGY family carbohydrate kinase, with amino-acid sequence MTLGVDVGTTACKAVLLDEHARIVAEAEHPHDLVNLHPGWAEEDPEDWWRGLVATTRQVLADQDPSGVRAVGISGMVPALLLLDGDGNPIRRSIQQNDARAVDEIRFCKERLPEDDLFKRTGATWNQQVIPPKLQWIRRHEPEAWRKTHRICGCYEHLTQRLSGAIYTEANWALESGMWDALEETWFAPVLDLVDLPPGPLAPVRRAHEIVGEVTGRAAQETGLLAGTPVVAGSADHIAAALAAGLAAEGEAVLKFGGAGDFLYAVDGFRPLREMFIDYHDLPGLFVINGCMATSGSLVKWFRDRFNAGATYADLDLAASRIPPGSDGLVLLPYFLGEKTPLHDPEARGTVLGLTLSHTPAHIYRAILEGVAFAFRHHVEVLEAAGHPVARFYVMDGGARSALWRQITASVLGREVCHLEGGHAGSAYGVAFVAGVAAGLWPWQRVRDQVRIAGITQPDAAGVPVYAQTYGIYRETYRRLKDLYPKLRREHVVGA; translated from the coding sequence ATGACTCTGGGCGTGGACGTCGGCACGACCGCGTGCAAGGCGGTCCTGCTGGATGAGCACGCCCGGATCGTGGCGGAGGCCGAGCATCCCCACGATCTCGTCAACCTCCATCCCGGGTGGGCGGAGGAAGACCCCGAGGACTGGTGGCGGGGTTTGGTTGCTACGACACGGCAGGTCCTTGCCGACCAGGACCCCTCCGGCGTGCGCGCCGTTGGGATCTCTGGTATGGTGCCTGCGCTGCTTCTGCTCGACGGGGACGGGAATCCAATCCGGCGCTCCATCCAGCAGAACGACGCGCGCGCGGTGGACGAGATCCGCTTCTGCAAAGAGCGTCTTCCCGAGGACGATCTGTTCAAGCGTACCGGCGCCACGTGGAACCAACAGGTGATTCCGCCCAAGCTCCAGTGGATCAGGCGGCACGAGCCCGAGGCCTGGCGGAAGACCCACCGCATCTGCGGTTGCTACGAGCACCTGACGCAACGGCTGTCGGGAGCGATCTACACCGAAGCCAACTGGGCGCTGGAATCGGGCATGTGGGATGCGCTGGAGGAGACCTGGTTCGCGCCGGTGCTCGATCTTGTTGACCTGCCGCCCGGGCCTCTCGCGCCCGTCCGGCGCGCGCACGAGATCGTCGGAGAGGTTACCGGCCGCGCGGCGCAGGAGACCGGCCTGCTGGCAGGAACCCCGGTCGTGGCCGGCAGCGCCGACCACATCGCGGCGGCGCTGGCCGCAGGCCTGGCCGCCGAGGGCGAGGCGGTTCTGAAGTTCGGCGGCGCAGGGGACTTCCTCTACGCGGTGGACGGATTCCGACCCCTGCGCGAGATGTTCATAGACTACCACGACCTGCCGGGCCTCTTCGTTATCAACGGCTGCATGGCAACCTCGGGGAGCCTGGTGAAGTGGTTCAGGGACAGGTTCAACGCCGGTGCCACCTACGCCGACCTCGACCTGGCCGCGTCGAGGATCCCGCCGGGGAGCGACGGCCTCGTGCTGTTGCCCTACTTCCTTGGCGAAAAGACACCCCTGCACGATCCCGAGGCGCGCGGCACGGTGCTGGGGCTGACGCTGTCTCACACTCCTGCCCATATCTATCGTGCAATTCTAGAGGGCGTGGCCTTCGCGTTCCGTCATCACGTGGAGGTGCTTGAGGCCGCGGGCCACCCGGTCGCGCGGTTCTACGTCATGGACGGCGGCGCGCGCAGCGCGCTTTGGCGCCAGATAACCGCATCGGTCCTGGGGAGGGAGGTGTGTCACCTGGAGGGCGGCCACGCGGGCAGTGCGTACGGCGTGGCCTTCGTGGCGGGTGTGGCCGCGGGTCTGTGGCCGTGGCAGCGGGTCAGGGATCAGGTCAGGATCGCCGGGATAACCCAGCCGGACGCTGCCGGCGTGCCCGTTTACGCGCAGACCTACGGAATCTACCGAGAGACCTATCGCAGGTTGAAGGACCTCTACCCGAAGCTGAGGAGGGAGCACGTTGTTGGGGCTTGA